The following is a genomic window from Oscarella lobularis chromosome 2, ooOscLobu1.1, whole genome shotgun sequence.
gtcgtctccgcGTTGACCGccgcgttcttttcgtctatgacgacgttgacaATCAACGGAAGACGCGTCTCTGTTGTGAGATTTCGCTGCACCGTCTCGAGTTTCGTAAGgacgtcttcgacgttgCTAGGATACGAAATAGCGGCGGCACAAGTTCGTTGCGAATGCATTCTTTCCACAATCTCGAATCCAGTTTCGTGAGAactgttttcgtcgtcattgcaTGGAGACGTAGGTGGTGCTTTGGCTTTGTCCTTCTTATGAAATAGTATGGTTTGCTGTTTCAGTTCGTCTGCAACGGAGGGGAGCTCGCTTTCTTCACTATCTAGACCGTTCGCTAGATCAGGCAAGGTAGTTTCATCTGGATCAGGTAAAGATTTGGAGAGTCGAGAAGCGCCAAAGAAATCCGtaattttgaaatttgacgATGCCAAGCcgctgtcgacgacgtcattttcttcgttctcttctcgaACGACCGCGCCCACGCGCCCACTTTCCGacagaaaaaacgacgtaatGGGACGAACTGGCGCCGCCTTCTTCTccgttgtgacgtcatcgtcggcgtTCCCTCCATCATCGCTCGAGTCGCTGAAATTTACGTCGCAGCGcactcgtcgccggcgtcgacgaagctttccctttctctctcgtcgtcgcagaggtcgattctcgtcgccgctcgacgAATCGCTCTCCATTTCGATGCGCGACGTTTTCGGGCCCTTCTTCGCACCTTTTCGGGTCTCTTTTCGCTTCGAGTGCGACGGTTTAGACCTGAGCGTGataaagtcgtcgtcgtcgtcgttcttcggCTTCGCTTCGATTGCTTGGCGCGTGTTCTGCgacgacaaaagaaaagatcgcGTGTCCGCGCGGCGGAGTTGGAGACCTCACCCACATCGGATCGTCTCTCTAAAGCACTTCGCATCGCCCGCTAGCCGCTATGAGACACGgcgaggagagagagagacgcgCCTGCTGCACGAAAGCGCGAGGAAGGACAAGAGATTATCCGGGTTCTTAGATTTTCGCGGGCACAGCTGGCACAGCTACTTCTTGGACAAAACTAACGCTTTTCTGCGTTGCAGCTTGTCTACAGAGGTAATTATTAGGATATCCGGCCGTCACTACGAAGTCGACGGTGATTACGGTAGGAAAAAGTGCCTTCGAACCAGGGATTCTCGAGAAATCCGTGTTCGAACGAACGAGTAGCTAGACCACGGATACGGACATGAGCTCTGTGTAGTTCTGTCGTCTGGGAGACCCCAGGCTTATCAGGCTCCACGACTAAATAGTAATTTGATTGGAGTTGAGCATGGAGGCTCTGCCATTTCCACGAAAAGAAATTAACAGTCAGGAAGCAGCTGCTGAAACCGAATTTTTCACCATGTAATCTCATTAGTCTCTAACGCGCTCTTAAAAGCAATGAAGGCTTCACGAGTCGCTTTACAGTGGGTGCTTAAGAGCTTCTTTCTGAGTCTTCTCACTAGCGTTTCTTATCAATGCCCGTCTTACCTTCCCGGCAAGAATGTCTCCTCCCTTGCGCACAGTAAGATAAGATGACTGGCCTTTAGTTCAATTTGGAGCTGCTTGTCCCACAAAAGCAGGCTCTCCTAACGCTAGCTTTCTATCTAACTTTTCTAGATGTGAACTGTACATgcaaaaacgaaatcgacACTGCGGCTTTGAAAGACAgaatagaaagagaaaaacgcatTCTTCGAAACTTCTCCCGCGTCCTTGGAGTCCAAAACTGGAAGAGTAGCGAGAATTGGAATTCGGATCTTCCCTTATGTTGCTGGAAGGGTGTGATTGCTCCGGGGAAAGGTTTCGTTATTGGTATCTACCTTCCAAGCAATAATTTATCCGGATCCGTTGAGAAACTGAAGTTACTTTGGAACCTGGAAGACCTTCAGTTTCTAAACTTAGCGTCCAACTTCGGTATTCATGGTTCGCTGACCGCTTTCTTGCCGCCTGAAAAGGAGCTCCCTCTCATTGTTTTTAAAATGACTTCTACTATGCTTACGGGTCCCATTCCCTGGACTACCTTAGGATCCTATCAAAATATTTCCTTCCTTCAACTCAACAATTGCAAATTAAAAGGAAATGGAATGGGACATGAGGTGGGAAAGTTGAAATGTTTGAGAGTTTTAAATATTGCAATGAACGACTTGGGCGGCTTGCTACATCCAAACATAAGCCAATTGCATAATCTGTATGCCATGGACTTGACTTTGTTGTCGTTTGAAGGAAACATAAGCCAACTGTTTTCGCTGACAAAGAtggaatattttcttttaggtaaAAACAAATTAAAGGGTCAACTGCCAGAACATATGCATCTTATATGGCCAAATCTTAAAGTTCTAGATCTCAGCAAAAACCTTCTTACTGGAAGCATTTCATCAAAAATGCAATTTCCAATCAACACTACTATAATTGATTTGAGTCAAAATCAATTGGAAGGCGAGTTTCCGTCTTCGGTGCTTAACGCTCCAAACCTAATATCTTTGGACGTTTCTCAAAATggttttcgttctttttcgccCCAACCTGAGCACAGTGCTCTTCCGAAAATACAAATTTTGGATTTTAGCTTCAATCCATTCGAAAATCTTGAAACGCATAGGCTGGGACAGTTATTTCTCGGTCCTTTTCGAAGTAGAAAACAAAAGTGTCCGATTCTGACATTCGACTTTGCATCGACCGGTCTCCAAGGAGAATTAAGTGAACTGCTGTGGTCATCACTTGACTATCTTGTTGCATTGAGGCTATCAAATAACAAGTTGAGAGGCAGGATTCCACGTCCTGAATATGAGCAGTCTTACCTTCAGGTGATCGACCTTAACACAAATGACCTTCAAGGGCCGATACCAGAAGGATTTGAACTTTTTCGATCTCTTAAATTAATGAACTTTCAAGGAAATAGAAAGTTACGgagcaaaaacaaaacaaatcCGATACCAAGGTTTGCTACAATTAATTACAATGTAGCAACAGGAGGAAATAAGGCGAATTTTCGATGTCctcaaattcaaataaatcaaaatAAAGGCGGATCGGATTATGATGGTTTGCTGTACGTCGATAGCAGTTACTACTACTACGTGCTGTGCCGTTGCAGCAGGGAGTATTTTGGCTTTTACGGAAATTGTAGACCATGTAATTTCAATCATTCCAGATGCCCAGGAGAAACGAACAACAGCGTTATCTACATGGAAAAGAATACATATCCAGTTCCAAGTCCCGATAATATGACAGATCTCATTCTCTGCGATTCCGTGTACAAGGACAGTTTTCGCTGCAATCCGACTAACAATTGCACCTGTCatctcaacgacgacggtatAACTGTGTCGTGTAACAATAGCTGCTTGTGCACTAGCCACGCTTACGGACGACTCTGCTCTCAGTGTGAACCTCACTATTACCGTGAAGGCCAAAAATGCCATCCGTgtaagaaaacaaaatttcaaGGTATTTCCGTTGGGCTTGCAATTGTTGGCATATTCTTTGTGCTATTCTTGACGTGGGCATCTGAAAAACTTCAAAAATACGGACATCATTTTATCTGCCAAAGAAAGGTGGCAAGATTGGTAAATACGATTTGTTACATTGCTCTATCGCTGGCAATAATTTTGTTTGGAACTTTTCACGTTTTACCTGCTTGGATCGTGGAAATCTATTGCACCTTTGTTCTTCTAGCAGTTTTTGGACGTCTTAAAACTATCAAAGCGTTTGCTATGACATTGATTATGTACGTTCAAGTTATGGATTCGCTCAATGTCACAAGTCTGCACGTTGAATGCAGGTACTGCTCGTTTGCTACGGTATTGGATAAAATGAAAGTGTTCAAAGTGACAAGGTGGCTCAAAAACCTaataaatttcaatttctacGGATTTTCGTGCTCGTTTTCACCCTTATTTTCTCCTCTTGGACGACTACTCTTTCTAGTTGTTGTTCCTTTTGTTGTAAGCGGATTCGAATTATTCTTATTCATTCTCGATTATCAGGCAGACTGCTTTGCTATACGAAAGAGGCCTCTTGCTTatagacaaagaaagaagaagaaactttTTGAATTGGTGAAGATAAAAGCAAAAGAGCAGCTTCTACttcttttgaacgttttcttctatcCCATTACTAACCAACTTATTCAAATCCTTCTTCCATGTGTTATCAATCCTGGAACGAATGACTACTATATGAAAGCGTATCCCTGGATCGACTGTTCCTCCGCAGAGTACAGAATTCTGCTCATACTTGGCATAGTACTTACGGTTGCTTATATTGGCCTCTTTCCAGCCACAATCTGTTTCTTGCTAAGAAAACGACTGCAGCTGAGTTCAAATCGGAGACGAGGTCTTTGTCTATCGTATTTGGACGTTCTGATCTGCTGCTACAAAAAACCGTATCAGAAATACATGGCGGTTTTTCTAATGCTTCGTCGATTAGCACTTGCGGTTGTTATTTCTAGTTTTCCTCTATCTCAGCAAGCCATTCAAGCAATTTTATTCAACCTGTTACTCTTTGGATTTAGTTATTTTATTGCAACTGCAAGACCTTTCATTAGCTATACCAAGTGGAACTTGGAAAGTTGGGTTGATGTCGCGGCGTCATTTGCCATCGCAATCACCTTTAACTGCATGACAAATCGCGACAGTTCTCTGACTTCTGAAATTTCGGAAGCATTCGTTTATGCTCTCAACGTTCTTTTCGTGCTTTTTGTTGTGGCGGTCACAATTATTCACTTCGTGGTATCAAGAAGAGAGATTCAAcagagaagaagcagaaagcAGTACAAAAAACTTTGAAAAGGAGAATGTATTAGTGATAGGCCTTTCCGCAATTTTTTGTGTCTGTTTGTGAGCTATTGACGGCTATTTACACTAACATCACGTGACCGCAAGCCTAGTGAGCGCACGCTCATCCCCATCCTCTC
Proteins encoded in this region:
- the LOC136183989 gene encoding putative leucine-rich repeat-containing protein DDB_G0281931, producing the protein MHLIWPNLKVLDLSKNLLTGSISSKMQFPINTTIIDLSQNQLEGEFPSSVLNAPNLISLDVSQNGFRSFSPQPEHSALPKIQILDFSFNPFENLETHRLGQLFLGPFRSRKQKCPILTFDFASTGLQGELSELLWSSLDYLVALRLSNNKLRGRIPRPEYEQSYLQVIDLNTNDLQGPIPEGFELFRSLKLMNFQGNRKLRSKNKTNPIPRFATINYNVATGGNKANFRCPQIQINQNKGGSDYDGLLYVDSSYYYYVLCRCSREYFGFYGNCRPCNFNHSRCPGETNNSVIYMEKNTYPVPSPDNMTDLILCDSVYKDSFRCNPTNNCTCHLNDDGITVSCNNSCLCTSHAYGRLCSQCEPHYYREGQKCHPCKKTKFQGISVGLAIVGIFFVLFLTWASEKLQKYGHHFICQRKVARLVNTICYIALSLAIILFGTFHVLPAWIVEIYCTFVLLAVFGRLKTIKAFAMTLIMYVQVMDSLNVTSLHVECRYCSFATVLDKMKVFKVTRWLKNLINFNFYGFSCSFSPLFSPLGRLLFLVVVPFVVSGFELFLFILDYQADCFAIRKRPLAYRQRKKKKLFELVKIKAKEQLLLLLNVFFYPITNQLIQILLPCVINPGTNDYYMKAYPWIDCSSAEYRILLILGIVLTVAYIGLFPATICFLLRKRLQLSSNRRRGLCLSYLDVLICCYKKPYQKYMAVFLMLRRLALAVVISSFPLSQQAIQAILFNLLLFGFSYFIATARPFISYTKWNLESWVDVAASFAIAITFNCMTNRDSSLTSEISEAFVYALNVLFVLFVVAVTIIHFVVSRREIQQRRSRKQYKKL